A single genomic interval of Nonomuraea rubra harbors:
- the murA gene encoding UDP-N-acetylglucosamine 1-carboxyvinyltransferase, with product MVRYRVRGGNALRGTAFIQGAKNAVLPMIGAALLAPKGRTVLRNVPIIEDVRRAVELAEAVGAYVELHESERTLVIDASRVNSPILPAEIARRFRGSVLFTPALLHRLGEAIVEGVGGCNLGSRNLDFHYLGYKRLGAIVDEGETVIHVKASGLTGATLYLDTPSHTGTENLIMAAALAKGTTVIENAALEPEVLDVIDMLTKMGARISGGGTGFITVEGVEELHAVEHTVMPDRLDAGVFAMAAALTGGEVSLVGTGLDLGVVRYKLEQMGVEFHRQGAVLHVRCDGPLRPINIITDTYPGFATDLQSPMMTVAALAEGTSYIHERIFDGRFALAGELNKMGANVEVDGSRAIVRGRTPLKGAEVTAHDLRSGIALVLAGLAAEGETLIDSGYLIDRGHAHLAARMRALGADITREISER from the coding sequence ATGGTCCGTTACCGCGTGCGCGGTGGCAACGCACTGCGTGGAACCGCGTTCATTCAGGGCGCGAAGAACGCCGTGCTTCCCATGATCGGTGCGGCCCTGCTCGCCCCGAAAGGCCGCACCGTCCTGCGCAACGTGCCGATCATCGAGGACGTCCGCCGCGCGGTCGAGCTGGCCGAGGCGGTCGGGGCGTACGTCGAGCTGCACGAGTCCGAGCGCACGCTGGTCATCGACGCCTCCCGGGTGAACAGCCCCATCCTGCCCGCCGAGATCGCCAGGCGGTTCCGCGGGTCGGTGCTGTTCACCCCGGCCCTGCTGCACCGCCTCGGCGAGGCGATCGTCGAAGGGGTCGGCGGCTGCAACCTCGGCAGCCGTAACCTCGACTTCCACTACCTCGGCTACAAGCGGCTGGGCGCGATCGTGGACGAGGGCGAGACCGTCATCCACGTCAAGGCGTCCGGCCTGACCGGGGCGACGCTCTACCTCGACACCCCCTCGCACACCGGCACGGAGAACCTCATCATGGCCGCCGCCCTGGCCAAGGGCACCACCGTGATCGAGAACGCGGCGCTGGAGCCCGAGGTGCTCGACGTCATCGACATGCTCACCAAGATGGGCGCGCGCATCAGCGGCGGCGGCACCGGGTTCATCACCGTCGAGGGCGTCGAGGAGCTGCACGCCGTCGAGCACACCGTGATGCCCGACCGGCTCGACGCCGGCGTCTTCGCGATGGCGGCGGCGCTCACCGGCGGCGAGGTCAGCCTCGTGGGCACCGGCCTCGACCTCGGGGTCGTGCGCTACAAGCTGGAGCAGATGGGGGTCGAGTTCCACCGCCAGGGTGCCGTCCTGCACGTCCGTTGCGACGGCCCGCTGCGTCCGATCAACATCATCACCGACACCTACCCCGGCTTCGCCACCGACCTGCAGTCGCCGATGATGACCGTCGCGGCGCTGGCCGAGGGCACCAGCTACATCCACGAGCGCATCTTCGACGGCCGGTTCGCGCTGGCCGGCGAGCTGAACAAGATGGGCGCCAACGTCGAGGTCGACGGCAGCCGGGCGATCGTGCGCGGCCGCACGCCGCTGAAGGGCGCCGAGGTGACGGCCCACGACCTCCGCTCCGGCATCGCGCTCGTGCTCGCCGGGCTGGCCGCCGAAGGCGAGACCCTGATCGACTCGGGTTACCTGATCGATCGCGGTCACGCCCATCTCGCCGCGCGAATGCGCGCTCTCGGGGCGGACATTACACGAGAGATTTCCGAGCGCTAA
- a CDS encoding phosphoribosylaminoimidazolesuccinocarboxamide synthase: MKHVHSGKVRDLYETGEGLLLMVASDRLSAFDYVLEPDIPDKGAILTQMSLWWFDQLKDVVPNHVVAPGDEPRAVLCRPLKMVQVECVARGYLAGGGLNEYRAGGAVSGVRLPEGLEDGSRLPEPIFTPSTKAPMGQHDEPISYEQVEAEVGAELAAELRRITLAVYTRGAEIARERGIILADTKIELGWDSDGVLTLGDEVLTPDSSRFWPAGEWQPGRPQPSFDKQFVRDWLLSPESGWDKASGNPPPRLPDDVVERTRQRYLEAYERITGSSFSG, encoded by the coding sequence ATGAAGCACGTGCACTCCGGCAAGGTCCGCGACCTCTACGAGACCGGCGAGGGCCTGCTGCTGATGGTCGCCTCCGACCGCCTGTCGGCCTTCGACTACGTCCTGGAGCCCGACATCCCCGACAAGGGGGCCATCCTCACGCAGATGTCGCTGTGGTGGTTCGACCAGCTCAAGGACGTCGTGCCCAACCACGTGGTGGCGCCGGGCGACGAGCCGCGCGCCGTATTGTGCAGGCCGCTGAAGATGGTCCAGGTCGAGTGCGTGGCCAGGGGCTACCTGGCCGGAGGCGGGCTGAACGAGTACCGCGCCGGCGGCGCGGTGTCCGGCGTGCGGCTGCCGGAAGGGCTGGAGGACGGGTCGCGGCTGCCCGAGCCGATCTTCACGCCGTCCACCAAGGCGCCCATGGGGCAGCACGACGAGCCGATCTCGTACGAGCAGGTCGAGGCCGAGGTCGGCGCGGAGCTGGCGGCGGAGCTGCGGCGAATCACGCTGGCCGTCTACACGCGCGGCGCCGAGATCGCGCGCGAGCGGGGCATCATCCTGGCCGACACCAAGATCGAGCTGGGCTGGGACTCCGACGGCGTGCTGACCCTGGGCGACGAGGTGCTGACCCCCGACTCCTCGCGCTTCTGGCCGGCCGGCGAATGGCAGCCGGGAAGGCCGCAACCTTCTTTTGACAAGCAATTTGTACGCGATTGGCTACTATCGCCCGAATCCGGATGGGACAAAGCCTCAGGAAACCCACCACCTCGGCTCCCCGACGACGTGGTCGAGCGCACCAGGCAGCGATACCTAGAAGCGTATGAGCGCATCACGGGGTCTTCCTTTAGCGGATGA
- the purD gene encoding phosphoribosylamine--glycine ligase, which yields MRVLVIGSGGREHALCRSLSLDPQVSELHCAPGNPGIAQVATVHAVDPLDPGEVAELAGRLRVDLVVVGPEAPLVAGVSDAVREAGFACFGPSRDAAMIEGSKAFAKEIMKAADVPTARSRACTTEEEAAAALDEFGAPYVVKDDGLAAGKGVVVTGDRDKALAHALACERVVIEEYLDGPEVSLFALCDGSTAVPLQLAQDFKRAYDGDEGPNTGGMGAYTPLPWAPDGLTEQVMREVVHPTIGELARRGLPYQGVLYVGLALTSKGPKVIEFNARFGDPETQVILDRLETPLGGLLMASATGELGLDPVFKDGCAVTVVIAAENYPEAPVKGDAITEVEPSANAYVLHAGTKQDGGTLVSNGGRVLSVVGHGPDQQSARQAAYDLVGRITMRGSFHRTDIAR from the coding sequence GTGCGCGTTCTAGTCATTGGTTCCGGAGGGCGTGAGCACGCCCTGTGCCGTTCACTCAGCCTCGATCCCCAGGTCAGCGAGCTCCACTGCGCGCCAGGCAACCCTGGCATCGCGCAGGTCGCGACCGTACACGCCGTCGATCCGCTCGACCCAGGGGAGGTCGCCGAGCTGGCCGGGCGGCTGCGGGTCGACCTCGTGGTGGTCGGGCCCGAGGCGCCGCTCGTGGCGGGGGTGAGCGACGCGGTACGCGAGGCCGGCTTCGCCTGCTTCGGGCCGTCCAGGGACGCGGCCATGATCGAGGGCTCCAAGGCGTTCGCCAAGGAGATCATGAAGGCGGCCGACGTGCCCACCGCGCGGTCCAGGGCGTGCACCACCGAGGAGGAGGCCGCGGCGGCGCTCGACGAGTTCGGGGCCCCGTACGTGGTCAAGGACGACGGGCTGGCCGCGGGCAAGGGCGTGGTCGTCACCGGCGACAGGGACAAGGCGCTCGCGCACGCGCTGGCGTGCGAGCGGGTGGTGATCGAGGAGTACCTCGACGGGCCCGAGGTGTCGCTGTTCGCGCTGTGCGACGGGAGCACGGCGGTGCCGCTGCAGCTCGCCCAGGACTTCAAGCGGGCCTACGACGGCGACGAGGGCCCCAACACCGGCGGCATGGGCGCCTACACGCCGCTGCCGTGGGCGCCCGACGGGCTGACCGAGCAGGTCATGCGGGAGGTCGTGCACCCGACGATCGGCGAGCTGGCGCGGCGCGGGCTGCCGTACCAGGGGGTGCTCTACGTCGGGCTGGCGCTGACCTCCAAGGGGCCGAAGGTCATCGAGTTCAACGCGCGGTTCGGCGACCCGGAGACGCAGGTGATCCTCGACCGGCTGGAGACGCCGCTGGGCGGGCTGCTGATGGCGTCCGCGACCGGCGAGCTGGGGCTCGACCCGGTGTTCAAGGACGGCTGCGCGGTGACCGTGGTGATCGCGGCGGAGAACTACCCGGAGGCACCGGTCAAGGGCGACGCGATCACGGAGGTGGAGCCGTCGGCGAACGCGTACGTGCTGCACGCCGGGACGAAGCAGGACGGCGGCACCCTCGTCTCCAACGGCGGGCGGGTGCTCAGCGTCGTCGGCCACGGCCCCGACCAGCAGAGCGCGCGGCAGGCGGCCTACGACCTCGTCGGCCGGATCACGATGCGCGGCTCCTTCCACAGAACGGACATCGCCCGATGA